The region CTTCCTTGGCTGGACACTTCCATCAGTGCCTAGAAGCTCCGGGGGAGAGTGCCCTTTGTATATGGAGGGCATCTTCCCTCTTTTCCTGGTTGAACAGAAACACGGTTGGTCGGGCATCCAAGCGAATTTGCCCACCTACCTAGGAATCCGGGAGTTGTCCAAGCGAGCCATCGAATTCGTACTAAAACTTGATGCGGCTTCCATTCAGGCGGAACGCCAAGCGGTGGCAGAGAGAGATGCGTCACTTCGAAGTCAATGGAAGAACGCAATCTCGGGTCTTAAGGCCGTAATTGCGAGCACCCATGGAAGAATAAAAGATGTTCCACGAGACCCGGTCCCCGACTGGCCTCCCACCCCCGAACCATCCTTCGAGGTTGTTCGAGACGGTGTATGGAAGCCGTGGAATTCCGCTAAATCAGACGCTGAATATGCGCTCGATTCGTTGCGGCAGGCCGAGACGCCGACTAACGATGAAATTGCAACGCTTGCTCGGACAGAACTGAACGTATCTGAATCGGAACTGGCGGAAGTCGATTTTGCGGCCACTACAGCCCTTGAGGCGCTAGACCTCGAGTCTGCTCAACAACGCGCACTCATCTCGCGTATTAGTTCGCTTGAGGAGGACTTGCGCCGCAATCAAGACGCAGAAAAGTTGCGTAAGTTCGGCTCGATTGCAGAGTGGGAATTGAACCGAGACACTTGTCCGACGTGCCATCAGCACTTGGCAGATACCCTGCTCTCTCAGAATGACGAGCCACAAATAATGCCGTTGTCTGAAAATATCGAATTTATTCGCGCCCAGCTCGCCACTTTTAAACGACTGCAGGAGGCGGGTAGTATTCAAATCGCTTTGAAAAGCCAAAATCTCGACTCATTGCGTGCCCGGCTTGGTGAACTGCAAGGCAGAATAAGGTTACTTAAACAGACCTTGGTGGGAGCCAGCGGCGCACCGGCGGCAAGCCGCATCAGAAGGGAGCTCGAGTTGGAGACTGCAATCGCAACGCTAAAGAGAGCCGGGCAGGACTTTATCGACGAGTTGGCCGAGTTCGAAAGTCTCGCCGCGGAGTGGCGGGACCTTGAAGTTCGACGAAAGGCGCTTCCTTCGAAGGAGCTTAGTACGTTGGACGAACAGAAACTGAACGCCCTTCAGACTATCGTCAGAGAACAACTGGTCACGTATGGCTTTAAGAGTATCCCTGCAGAGTCGATTTCCATATCGCACGACAATTATCGTCCGACTCGGGACGGCTTCAACCTAGGATTTGACCTTTCCGCAAGCGACAATATTAGGATTATCTGGGCATATCTCGAAGGCATTTTGGAGCTCTCGCGGGGATACGCTACGAACCATCTAGGTTTTCTGATTTTTGACGAGCCGCGTCAGCAGGAAGCGAAGGAGATGAGCTTTGCGCAACTGCTGTCGCGGACAAGTGAAAGCGGGGTCGCAAAACAACAGGTTATATTCGCAACCAGCGAAAAATGGGAGAAGTTAAAAGAGATGGTATCTGGGCTCGCAGTGAACACTATCCGGTTTGAGGCGCGAGTTCTTTCGCGTATCGACTAGCGGGATTTCGAGCCGCCGCCCCTGGTTTGCGTGCGTCGGGGTGCTGCAAGGCCAAACCCCGTTAATCGTTGTCGCAGCAGCCAGCGCTGTGCGTCTGCTAGGGCCGGAGGTCATCCACATGCAGTATCCGAGGGAGCCGAAGCCAAGATTCGTCCTTACTGTGGTCGAAAATCAGAACGTCGTCGGCAAGTGCCAGTTCGAACCGGCAAACTACTACACGGGTAAGACGGTCACGTTCAACGAATATGACTTCGGCTCATTACTGCCGTCTACGCTCAACTCTTAGCCATAATGCTGGAGGCGCATATTCACTATGCGTCGCTTTGCCGGCCCCGCCGAACAGGGCCCTTATTTCCTCACTGCTGAGTTAGACCTGCAAAGACCATCTGAAAATACGATGGGTATCTATCAAGCACAGCGCGAACAGCAGCTGGATTATTTCGAGCATAGGTTACGACCGCGCCTCTAGAAGGGTGTACCGCTGCGAAGACCGGTCGCAAATCCAGCGCAAGCATCCTGTCCGCGAAACCCGCCTCTTGAATGGCCACAGCCAACGGGTCTGGAAGGCCGTACTTTAATCCGCTTTGAAGGCGCTTTATCAGTTCCACAGTATCGACGTTGTTCACGTCGCCATCCTGCTCAAAATACGTCACCAATGCAGTCAGATACAGCGAGAACTCAAAGCCGAAGCAATTGTCGCAAATATCAACAACGTCTTCAGGTGTGAACCGGCGCGTACCCTCTCCGTGCCGCTTCGAAATGCCAGCGGCCGCAATGACCTCACCGATTTGCGAATATGCGGCCCCCGACAACCACGACTGCGCGACGTTTATGAGCAACTCTCTGCCCACCACTTTTTCAAGCAGGTCGTCTTCGCCCACCTCGAGCAAGACTGGCCAAATCGCATTCAGCAGTTCCGCCTCGGTCTGGGATGCGAGCACCAGGTCACGGCTTCTCTCGCACCATCGATAAATCTTCGCGAGTGCATTAAGCCCCAGGAGCGTCCGCGAGTTCCGAGTCTGGTTAGCAGCTTCCGGCTCACGCTCTTGAACGGCCCGCGCGATTGCGATAAAACAGTCGACCAGTAACGTCTTCTGCTCGTCCGAAGCCAACGAGTACGCTAGCGTGCTCCTCGCGAGTCCACGTACTACCTCAATAAACTCGTCGAATACGGTTTCTCCACGACTGGCCTGCAAGAAGCTGGCAACAGCGTTGACCAGCCGCTCCTTGGCTTTTACCTGCTGCGCAACATCTTCAGGGTTAGCGCCGATGCCGGCCAGGTAATCCGCATCGTCATTGATTTGCGCGAGTGCGTTGTCTTCGTCTGCAAGCAAGGCAATGATAACGTCGAAGGCGGCCTGCACCTCCTGCGTGCCATCGTCGTTCATTATTGGAGCGACAAGACCTAGAAGCGAGCTGCCGGTCGGTTCGACATTTGCGGTATTTAAAAGCTCGCGAACTGTATTCCATCGCCACCGCTCACGTCGAGCACTCCTACCGTCAAAGACGCGCGTATCTGCGAAGATAACGGAACCCTCGATGTGCATTCCGGCACGGCCCGCTCGGCCCATCAAATTGTGAAAGTCTCGCACCTTCACCCGCTCTCCACCTTGGTAGATTGTTGAGACAATCAGGTATCGGAGCGGCAGATTCACTCCTTGTGCCAAGGTGGACGTGCACACGACCAAAGGCACAAGACCCTCTTTCACCGCATGTTCGATACAGAGTCGAAGACCTTGGGGGGTATTGCCATGATGCGCCAACACACCGAACCTTGCACCTCGGGTCACAACCGCATCGTCGCCGAAATGCATTGCGTGGAGGTGCACCAACCTCTGCAGTTCGTCCTGATTCGCGATTTCCGCTGGCGACTGATAAGGTAAGCCTCGCTCGAAATATTCAACGGCATCTCTGACAATGCCTGCGGCACTATCCTTTCTTCCGCAAAAAATAGCGGCGCTACCCTGCGGCGCCAACTTTAATCCGAGATACAAGGCGATTTCCGAAGCACTACGCTCAGGAAACACTCGGACTACTCGTTCTCTACCACGAAGCGGAAATGAATATGGCTCAATGACCCTCGGAACGAAGTAAGGGAAGTCATCAGGCTGACCCAGAGCATCGAACTGAAGAGTGCCCAAGGTATGCTGCCAACTCGTGAAGACAACAGAACGCTGGGTCGGCATCAGGTCCTTTCCATCAACCACAGGAGCGCGTTCGCCGATTAGCCACTTGCCGACTGCTTGTGCATTCGAAATGACCGCCGAGACTAGGACCACCTGCGCTCGGCGAGGCAGATACTGCTTCAGAGTGGTAAGTAGCAACTCGTACGTCACGCCGCGGGGACCAGAATCAAACTGGTGTCCCTCATCGTAAACAATCAACCCGATTTTGCTGGCAATCTGAGGCGCCTGCCGCAGAACATATAAAAGCTTCTCTGGCGTCAGCACCAAGACTTGTGGGGACGGCTGAGCAATCTCACCTATCAGGTCCGCCAGCGACTCCAGAAAGTCCTGCTGCAGAACGTCCGAGAGCTCGTCGATAGATACCTGCTCGCCTGCAAACGTCTGGCGTAGAGAGTTGGATATCTCATGGCATAGCGCGCGAAACGGCGCGACCACCACCGCCGTCCGGGCTCTGCCAGATAACATCGCGCTTCGAATTACAAGTTCAATCGCTCGAGTCTTTCCCGCACTCGTCGGCATCTGAACAACGGCCGACGCTCCCCCAAACAAGCCGGCTCTTCCGAGTAGGCGTTGTGCCGGCCAAAGCTCTGAAACAAAATTGGGTTTTCGAAGAACATCAGACCACTGCTCTTCGTCTAGCCGCGAGTATCGAGGTAAGTTCAGGCGACTCGAATTGCCGACCTTGCGTAGAGTGACTGCCACGCATAGGTCCACAAACGCGACATCCCTCGAGCTACCGTTTCGATAGACAGCTTGCCGCAGCCCCGAGCAGTGCCTCAGAAGGATTCGCTCGTCGCCTCCGTCGCGCGATAGCAAGTCACTCGTAGCACGCAACATAGTTACAAGCAAAGGCGAAAATCGAGTTTCGGGAGGAACCTCCGCGTCGTCCCATCGATTCGCGAGCACCAAGTGCAAAACCGCCGAGAATGGGTCTAACTGTTGGCGGGCACGTGTCGATAGCAGGTTGCTGACCACGAAACTACTGCCGGGAGTCTCGGCCAGGTAAAACGTCGCTGCAGCAAGCGTCAGCAATTCTTCGTCGAGGTCAACGTCAAACCTCGATTCGACATATGCGTAAAAGAACGAGGCCGCAAATCGCAGACCCTGCTGGTCCGTCGCGACGGGAGCGCCGAGCACCGTGCGCTGTTCGAGAAACTTATCGCATATGGCCGCTGCCTCGTCGCCCAGAATACCTATGGCAAGCGCAAAGAGGTCTTCAGGATGTGTACCGGCAGGAATATCGATATGTTCCTCTTCTCGCACCGCGTACTCATACATCCGGGCTTTCGCTTGTGTTATCCCGAACAAGCGCCGAGAATTTGCCTCAGGCCTCATCTGCGGCCCTCTCGTAGAGACTATGGGCGAGCGTCATCAAATCCTCACCTCGAATTACCAACAAAAGGACAGACGAACCCGGGGGATGTGATGCTGTTGTCGTCGCCACAATTAGCTCGGCGTCAAATGCGCCGTTGTTCAGCACGGCGGCCGCGCCAGTCTGTTCTATAAAGGGCCTGTCCGGCTTCGCTTGGAAGCGCTCGACTAGCGCTACCCGCGCGTTGTCGCCCTGCATGAGAGCTTTCCGCTTCATGGCGAGCAGCGTGTAAGCTTGCCGTACTTTGTCTTTCGCCGCATCGTCCACAGCAACTTGAAGCCTACGCTGAGGCTTGCCTGCACTCAACTGCGCTTTGACTTCAAAGGTCGTCAGCGTGTCCTCGGCAGAGTTACCTGTCGGAGACAAATACAGGCCGATGATGTCAGTGCCCTTCACCGATTCATTGGGCGTTGCTTTCTCAGCAAATCGCCCCCTCGGAACCCAGTGATTCATACTGTACTCGAGGAAGTCGCAAACCAATATTTCAGCAAAATCGCCGGACCGAATTGACGGTCCGGGTTTGGTGGTATTGGGAAATACCAGTTTTTTCAAAAATTCGGAACGCGAATGCTCAGTACCAGCTCGTAGAACGTCAATATCGTCATCGGAACAGTAATGCTGGCGAAAATGTCGGGCCCACGCCGACAGGACAGCGTTGTCCGGTTGATGTTGAAACTCTAAAATGGTAACTGTCTTCCCCTCACCGGTCCTCAACGGTTCTCGTTGTACCAACCAGCTGAGGTGCTCAGGCGGAGGCATGGATACCCTCGGGGACTACTCTCTCAAATGACATTTTTGTTTTACCAGTGTCGGCGACGGTGTTCATGGTCACAATAAAATCGGGTCGCTTCGTCTAATATCCACGGGCAAGCAAATCTACACAAGCTTTCAGCGTCTAGGTGAAGGCAGGATGTGCCTCCCTCCCGTCGATGCTATGGCGGCGCACGACCGAATGCCTATTTGGTTCTTGTACCCGCACGCGACGTGACCATCTCAGCGAATGACGGGTCGAACTCAGTGTCGTCCAGTAGATGCATTCCCATCAATCGTTGGCGTTCAGCCGAGCTCAGCGAGCTTGTTTTCGACCGCCAGAGACGGCGAAATTCGGCCAGCTTCATCGCGACGTCATTGTCCAGTTGTCGGAAGATGCGGTGGTCAGTACAGAAAGAAAAAGCTGCGCCCCAAGCGCGGACCGTGTTGGAGACGCGCCAGAGCGTACTGAGCAGCGTCGGGTCGGAGGCTAACGTCATCGGCTCCGATGTGCCAGTCTTCAGATGTCGCTGACTCGTGAGCGCTTTGTTGCAGAGAGCGTCCACCTTTGCTAGCAACGAGCCGCGGGCACGCTTTCCCGGCGAGATGGCCTCTGGAGATACGTCGCAGCCAAGAAAGGAGAATCCCTTCTTGGTTTCCCCCGCCGCAGCCTTTGCCGAGGCTGCAGGACTACCTTTTGTCGGCGGGTCGTAAGCATCAAGCCCAAATCGCTTGAGTTCATGCTTGAGCTGCTTCAAGCCTTTCAAGGCACGGCTCCGACTCGGCGCAAAAATTATCAGGTCATCGATATAGCGTACGGACATCGTGCCGCCCGTATTTAGCTGCTCGTCTATGTCGTGGAGAAGCAAGTTGCACAGGAGCGGCGACAGACAAGAACCTTGTGCGACGCCGCGAGACGCCAGCGGAAAAATATCTTTATGCTCGCGCAGTTCGGCAAGGTTATCGAGTTCGACATTGACTGCCCGCGTCAGCAGCGCATTGAACTCCGGGTCGTCCGTATGCTTCGTGACGATTGCCAGCAAGTCCTCTTTTGGAACCTGCGTAAAAAAGTCCCTGATATCGGTCCGGACGTAGTACTGGTATCGAATGGTGCCTTCGTAGGTTTGGGCGATAGCCTTCGCGACCCCGCCGTCTTTTACGCCACCGTGATTCCACGCCTTTTTCTGGATACTCTGAACGAAAGGCAAGCCAGTCAGCACATCAAGAATCGCTCGTTGTACGACACGGGAGGCAATCGGCGCAATCACAATAGGCCTCCTGGCCGTCTTGCCGGGCTTCCGGGCGGCGACGCCGCGAGCCGGCGGAAACTCGAAGGTCCCGGCTACCAGTTGCTTGCGGAGGTCGCTGATATTCTGCTCGAGCCGCAGCTGAAATTGCTTTGCTTCGTCCCGGGTGCTTTCAGAGGTGGAAATCAGGGCGTTAGCGAGCACTGAACGCGCCGCTTTGCGGAGGTTCGGTTTGCGGCAAACCTTCCTGTACAGGATACCCATTTTTTTTGCTTCTTATGTTGGGTACGGGGCCGCATTGGTAAGCTTGCCCCAAGCCCGAGGAGTCAGTTTCCTGCGGGCGCGCCGATGCTATGGCTGACCCGTCCGGCGAGACATTGCTGCACGCCGGGCGCTCCGTGCGAATTTGCGGTTCCGGAGGCCGGACCACTCAGCACGAGGCACAAGAACAAAGCGCAAGCGGACACGCCGCCGCCGACGCGCCAACCGCTGGCACGTTTTTGCTTTCGGCCTGAAACGTCACTTTTGCCTCCAATTCTAGGGTTTTTGCCCGAGCTGGCAAGCGCCGCGAAGCGTCAACGCCGCCCAAGCCTGAAAATAAAGTCTACCGACCGTCCAATGCGACCTCAAAACGGCTGAAGCTACGGTATTCCGGCTGACTGCGAGGCTTGGGCTGTTTCCTGCGGGCGCGCCAATGCTATGGCTGACCCGTCCGGCGAGACATTGCTGCACGCCGGGCGCGCCGTGCGAATTTGCGGTTCCGGAGGCCGGACCACTCAGCACGAGGCACAGAAGAACTGCAGTATTGATACCAGAATTTGGTTGCGCTTACAACGGCGGCCCGGAACAGCAGCAGCCGCGTACAGCAGAGTGCCCCCATCAACCGAATCGCTGCAGTCGTTTAGCGAGTTCGCATAAAAGGCACCGCTGTATTGGCCATGGAAACACTCAATCCTAACGACAACGAATTCGGTCGAAAGTTGGCGCTCACTCACACCGAGAAGCGTCTCCCCGACCTGCTCGCGTGCGTCCTGACTGACGCGGTTACCGACATTGAGGTGGCAGCACGAGACCTGCAGATTTCTGACGCCAATTTCGTGCGCTTGCGCCGGGCGATGGACCGGGTTGCTCGTGCGCAATCGGTTTTGGAAACAATGAGGGTGGGCAGCGTGGGGGCGAGCGGCGCCGAGACGGTGCTGCGGGTACGGGAAGCGGTGAAGTTGCTGGCAGCAGAGTGGCCAGAGGACTACCCCGCCGGGGCGGTCGAGTGGCTCTTGTTACAGCCTCGCAGCGTCAGTCGAGCGCTTGAGAACGTCGTCCATGGCGCGTGACCGTTAGTTCCGTAGCGGAGCGACGCTGTTAATCAAAACCGACTGCGCTCGCCACTTGTGCATCATTCTGAGTGGCATTTCCCGAAATTTCACCGCCAAACCGGCCAATTTTCGACCTTGCAATTAAAAGCGTTTACGCTTTCAAACAAGGCTGTATCGACGAAAAGCTTGTCGGGAAAGCCTAGAAGCGTTTACCTGTAAACGCTTCTATTTCTGTTTAGCAAACACACCCGCCCCAGCCGCCCACTCGCCCAACCGTCACCGACTTCGCCAGATTCCACGTTTTTTCCGGCGTCAGATTGGAGAGCATCAACGGCCATCGCCGCTTGGAGTCGTTCGGAGGAGGTGGGCGCCGTGTATCTATCTACATGAAGCGCATTCGCTAGAGCAGCAAACCGGGTCACCCCGACGCCGACTGCTCTGGCGACCAACGAAGTCGCTGTGCGTGAGTTGGACGATGCTGTCGCAGGCCGAATCGCTTTCAGTACATCGGGCTGGAGCACAGGCAAGAACCGCGGACCAGCGAAGGCAGCAGAAGTCGGGCTGGAAAGCCTTCCCATGATTGCTGCCGGGACCGAGAAAACAACGGCCACCTCAACACCGTGGCCGTCGTTCCTGCGGCTGTGACGTCAGTTAGGTGCCTTCATCTGAGCTATCGAAGCGCATCCATCAATAAATGTCTCAGTGGATGCTTCCCAAAATCTCAGGTTATGGCTCCCGCTACATACCCACTCAAACGTCAATATTCCCCGCCCTGAGCGCATTCGACTCGATGAAAGCCCGACGCGGCTCGACATCATCCCCCATGAGCGTCGTAAAGATGCCATCAGCCGCAATAGCATCCTCAATCTGCACACGAAGCAAACGACGCACGGTCGGATCCATCGTAGTCTCCCAAAGCTGCCCAGGATTCATCTCGCCGAGACCCTTATAGCGCTGCTTCGAGATATTCCGTTCAGCATCAGCCAGCAACCACTTCATAGCGCTCTTGAAGTCGGTCACAGCCATACTCCGCTCACCGCGCTTGATCACCGCACCAACACCAATCAACCCCTTAAACGTATTAGCGGTATTGATCAGCTGTTGGTAATCCGCGGTCAACTGAAAATCCTGATCCAACACAGAAATCTTCTGATTACCGTGATGAGTCCGAGCAACACGCAGCGAGCGCAGCTCACGCACCGGGTCATACATCGTCGTGACCTTAACCTCAGGCTTCAGCGCATCATCCCGCAACTTAGCCTCAAGCGCCGCCGCCGACACCGCAGCCGCTTCCTCACTGGAAAGGTCAATCACAACCCCATCCATCACAGCCTCAAGCGCCCCAGCGTCATACAACCGGCTCAGACGGTTAACAACAGCTTGAGCCAGCAAATAAGCCCGAGCCAACTCACCAAGCGCATCGCCGGTGATAGGCGTAGCACCTTCGGAAGCCAGCAGTTCAGACCCCTGCAACGCCAGCTTCAGAATGTGAGCATTAACCTCAGCCTCATCCTTCAAATACCGCTCATCCTTACCCGCCTTGATTTTGAACAACGGCGGCTGCGCGATATAGATATACCCACGCTCGATCATGTCCGGCATCTGACGATAGAAGAACGTCAGCAGCAGCGTCCGGATGTGCGCGCCGTCCACGTCAGCATCGGTCATGATGATGATGCGGTGATAACGCAGCTTGTCGAGGTTGTAATCTTCCTTGCCGATCCCGCAACCCAGAGCAGTAATCAGCGTCACAATCTGCTCCGAAGAAAGCAGCTTGTCATAACGCGCCTTCTCGACGTTAAGCACCTTACCCCGCAGCGGCAAGATCGCCTGAAACTTCCGGTCACGCCCCTGCTTCGCCGATCCGCCTGCCGAGTCGCCCTCGACGATATAAATCTCCGACTTCGCCGGGTCCTTCTCCTGGCAATCCGCCAGCTTCCCTGGCAGACCAACGCCATCCAAAACGCCCTTACGACGCGTCATCTCGCGCGCCTTCCGAGCCGCATCCCGCGCCCGCGCCGCATCAACAATCTTGCCGCAAATGATCTTCGCGTCGTTCGGCGTTTCCAGCAGGAATTCCTCGAGCGCCTTCGCGACCACATCTTCCACCGGCGCGCGCACTTCCGACGACACCAGCTTGTCCTTGGTCTGCGCGCTGAACTTCGGCTCCGGCACCTTCACCGACAGCACGCACGACAGTCCTTCGCGCATGTCGTCGCCGGACGTCTCGACCTTCGCTTTCTTCGCGACTTCGTGATCGTTGATGTACTTGTTCAACACGCGCGTCATCGCCGCACGCAACCCGGTCAGGTGGGTGCCGCCGTCGCGCTGCGGAATGTTGTTCGTGAAGCACAGCACGTTTTCGTTGTAGCTGTCGTTCCACTGCATCGCCACTTCCACGCCCACGCCGTCCTTCTCGCCACTGATGTGGAAAATGTTCGGGTGCAGCACGGCCTTGTTCTTGTTGATGTACTCGACAAAACCCTTCACGCCGCCCACAAAGGCGAAATCTTCTTCCTTGCCGCTGCGCTGGTCGGTCAGGCGAATCCGCACGCCGTTATTCAGGAACGACAGTTCGCGAATCCGCTTGGCCAG is a window of Paraburkholderia sp. IMGN_8 DNA encoding:
- a CDS encoding DEAD/DEAH box helicase, yielding MYEYAVREEEHIDIPAGTHPEDLFALAIGILGDEAAAICDKFLEQRTVLGAPVATDQQGLRFAASFFYAYVESRFDVDLDEELLTLAAATFYLAETPGSSFVVSNLLSTRARQQLDPFSAVLHLVLANRWDDAEVPPETRFSPLLVTMLRATSDLLSRDGGDERILLRHCSGLRQAVYRNGSSRDVAFVDLCVAVTLRKVGNSSRLNLPRYSRLDEEQWSDVLRKPNFVSELWPAQRLLGRAGLFGGASAVVQMPTSAGKTRAIELVIRSAMLSGRARTAVVVAPFRALCHEISNSLRQTFAGEQVSIDELSDVLQQDFLESLADLIGEIAQPSPQVLVLTPEKLLYVLRQAPQIASKIGLIVYDEGHQFDSGPRGVTYELLLTTLKQYLPRRAQVVLVSAVISNAQAVGKWLIGERAPVVDGKDLMPTQRSVVFTSWQHTLGTLQFDALGQPDDFPYFVPRVIEPYSFPLRGRERVVRVFPERSASEIALYLGLKLAPQGSAAIFCGRKDSAAGIVRDAVEYFERGLPYQSPAEIANQDELQRLVHLHAMHFGDDAVVTRGARFGVLAHHGNTPQGLRLCIEHAVKEGLVPLVVCTSTLAQGVNLPLRYLIVSTIYQGGERVKVRDFHNLMGRAGRAGMHIEGSVIFADTRVFDGRSARRERWRWNTVRELLNTANVEPTGSSLLGLVAPIMNDDGTQEVQAAFDVIIALLADEDNALAQINDDADYLAGIGANPEDVAQQVKAKERLVNAVASFLQASRGETVFDEFIEVVRGLARSTLAYSLASDEQKTLLVDCFIAIARAVQEREPEAANQTRNSRTLLGLNALAKIYRWCERSRDLVLASQTEAELLNAIWPVLLEVGEDDLLEKVVGRELLINVAQSWLSGAAYSQIGEVIAAAGISKRHGEGTRRFTPEDVVDICDNCFGFEFSLYLTALVTYFEQDGDVNNVDTVELIKRLQSGLKYGLPDPLAVAIQEAGFADRMLALDLRPVFAAVHPSRGAVVTYARNNPAAVRAVLDRYPSYFQMVFAGLTQQ
- the gyrB gene encoding DNA topoisomerase (ATP-hydrolyzing) subunit B → MTELNNSQPDNSYGASSIQILEGLEAVRKRPGMYIGDTSDGTGLHHLVFEVLDNSIDEALAGHCNDIQVIIHADNSISITDNGRGVPTGLKMDDKHDPKRSAAEIVMTELHAGGKFDQNSYKVSGGLHGVGVSCVNALSAWLRLTIRRDGKKHFMEFHRGVPQNRVLEEVDGVAVSPIQVIGDTENRGTEVHFLADDTIFGNVEYHYDILAKRIRELSFLNNGVRIRLTDQRSGKEEDFAFVGGVKGFVEYINKNKAVLHPNIFHISGEKDGVGVEVAMQWNDSYNENVLCFTNNIPQRDGGTHLTGLRAAMTRVLNKYINDHEVAKKAKVETSGDDMREGLSCVLSVKVPEPKFSAQTKDKLVSSEVRAPVEDVVAKALEEFLLETPNDAKIICGKIVDAARARDAARKAREMTRRKGVLDGVGLPGKLADCQEKDPAKSEIYIVEGDSAGGSAKQGRDRKFQAILPLRGKVLNVEKARYDKLLSSEQIVTLITALGCGIGKEDYNLDKLRYHRIIIMTDADVDGAHIRTLLLTFFYRQMPDMIERGYIYIAQPPLFKIKAGKDERYLKDEAEVNAHILKLALQGSELLASEGATPITGDALGELARAYLLAQAVVNRLSRLYDAGALEAVMDGVVIDLSSEEAAAVSAAALEAKLRDDALKPEVKVTTMYDPVRELRSLRVARTHHGNQKISVLDQDFQLTADYQQLINTANTFKGLIGVGAVIKRGERSMAVTDFKSAMKWLLADAERNISKQRYKGLGEMNPGQLWETTMDPTVRRLLRVQIEDAIAADGIFTTLMGDDVEPRRAFIESNALRAGNIDV
- a CDS encoding virulence associated protein encodes the protein MRTGEGKTVTILEFQHQPDNAVLSAWARHFRQHYCSDDDIDVLRAGTEHSRSEFLKKLVFPNTTKPGPSIRSGDFAEILVCDFLEYSMNHWVPRGRFAEKATPNESVKGTDIIGLYLSPTGNSAEDTLTTFEVKAQLSAGKPQRRLQVAVDDAAKDKVRQAYTLLAMKRKALMQGDNARVALVERFQAKPDRPFIEQTGAAAVLNNGAFDAELIVATTTASHPPGSSVLLLVIRGEDLMTLAHSLYERAADEA
- a CDS encoding reverse transcriptase domain-containing protein — translated: MGILYRKVCRKPNLRKAARSVLANALISTSESTRDEAKQFQLRLEQNISDLRKQLVAGTFEFPPARGVAARKPGKTARRPIVIAPIASRVVQRAILDVLTGLPFVQSIQKKAWNHGGVKDGGVAKAIAQTYEGTIRYQYYVRTDIRDFFTQVPKEDLLAIVTKHTDDPEFNALLTRAVNVELDNLAELREHKDIFPLASRGVAQGSCLSPLLCNLLLHDIDEQLNTGGTMSVRYIDDLIIFAPSRSRALKGLKQLKHELKRFGLDAYDPPTKGSPAASAKAAAGETKKGFSFLGCDVSPEAISPGKRARGSLLAKVDALCNKALTSQRHLKTGTSEPMTLASDPTLLSTLWRVSNTVRAWGAAFSFCTDHRIFRQLDNDVAMKLAEFRRLWRSKTSSLSSAERQRLMGMHLLDDTEFDPSFAEMVTSRAGTRTK